The genomic DNA TGGTTCGGATGTCGTGTTGATGGGCGAGCCGCAGGCAGTTCCGGTAGGCGTTGCGGAGGAGCCCCGGCTCGTTGTTGACGCCGCCGCGCCAGATGGGGCCGACGGTGTGGATGATGTGAGGCGCAGGCAGATCGAAACCGGGGGTGATGACCGCCTCGCCGGGCGGCAGGGAGCCTCTTTCGCGGATGATCTCCCGGCAGGCAGTCTGGAGTCGGCGGATGCCCGAGGCGCGGTGGATGGCTCCGTCCACGCCGCCGCCCCCGGCCAGCTCGGAATTGGCCGCGTTGACGATGGCGTCCACGGTGAGCCGGGTGATGTCGCCTTCGCGGACGGAGAGCCGTCCGGGGCCTGCGCTCCATGTGTTCTGCATGACGGTAGGAAAGGTAAGGCCTCTGTGCGAAATGGCAAGAGGGCCCCGGCCGGAAAACCTTTCTGCCGCTTTTGGATCGTGCTATGCTGGGAACAATGAACAAGACTGAAACCATACTCCTTGTGGACGACCAGCCCGAGAATATCACCATAATGATCGAGGCGCTGCATTCGCAGTACACCCTGCTGGCGGCAACGGACGGAGCCTTCGCTCTGGAGCGGGCCGCGAGCGAGCCGAGGCCCGATCTGATTTTGCTGGATGTGATGATGCCCGGCATGAGCGGCCACGATGTTTGCAGCCGTCTCAAGTCCAACCCGGCGACGCAGGACATCCCGGTTATCTTCGTGACCTCCCTGGACGCCCCGGATGACGAGGCCAGGGGGCTGCGTCTGGGGGCCTCGGACTACATCACCAAGCCCATCAGCCCGCCGGTGGTCCAGGCCAGGGTCAGGACCCACCTCGACCTCAAGCGCGCCAGGGAGCAACTCCAGCGTCAGAACACGGCCCTGGAGGAACTGGTCCGTGAACGGACCGTTGAGGTGGTCGAGGCCCAGCGCGAGCGGGTGGAAAGCCTCAAGCATTTCGCGGCGGCCATGGCTCATCAGATTCGCAACCCGGTCATGTCCATTGGCGGCATGGCGGGGCTGTTGCTGCGCAGGGCTCCTGAGGGCAGCAGGCTGGCCGATTACGCCGAGGCCGTGCGCGAGGACAGCCTGCGGCTGGAGAGTTTGGTGGGCGATGTCAGCGAGTACGTGTCCCTGTCGGCCGGGGCTTTTCACGAAGTTCGGGTCGAGGGGCTCGTGGAGGCGGCTTTGGCCCGTGCGCGGGAAGCCGTCGGTGAGCCTGAAAGGCTGCGTGTGGAGAGCGCATTGCAACCCGCTTTGGTCCGTGTGGATGAGCGGATCGTGGTCATGGCCCTCGCCGAGATCGCGATCAACGCCCTTGAGTTTGGCGGGAACGGGGAAGTATGTTTGAGCATTCGCGGCGGCGCGGAGGCGGCGCCGGGCTGGGGCGGAGCTGACCGCGCCCGTTACGGCATACAGTTAAGCGACGACGGGCCAGGGATCGACGGCGCGATTCTGCCCTATGTGACCGATCCTTTCTTTACCACCAAGGCGCGGGGGGTGGGCATGGGGCTGACCAAGGTTAAGCGGGTCGTCTGCGACGAGCACGGCGGAACCCTGCGGGTCGAATCCCCTGCAACGACTTCGGAAAAGGACGGCGGGCAGGGCACGTCGGTCCTGCTCGATCTGCCTTTGGCCTGAGAAAGTCCTATCCCTTGGCGGGCGACTGCAATTCCGCGCTCAGACCGGCCTCGGCCTGTCCTTCGCTCTTTACCTGGGCGATGGCCTCGGCATAGGCCAGGAAAACGTCGTCGCGGTTGATGAGACCGAGGATGTCCGACGTGTCGGTCTTGGAGACCACCGGAATCTGGCCGTAGTCCGTGTTCACGAAGCGAAGCAGTGCCTGATAGAGGTCGTAGTCCGGTCGGACGTAAACCGGCCGCGACATGAGATCGCGTACCACCACCAGGTCGTGCAGGTCCTCCTCGAACATCCAGTTGCGCACGTTGTGGATGGAGACCATGCCCACGTAGCTGCCGTCCTCCCCGCGAACCGGGAAGTAGAACTGGTCCGAGTTGGCGATGATGTCGGTCAGGGCCTTGAGAGTGGTGCCTTCCTCCAGGACGATGACGTCGCCCGGGGTGTAGAAGTCCGAGACCTGCATCTGTTCCAGGATGTTGATGGTCGCGTCCTCGGTGTGGGCCGGGGAGTCGAACTTGTTTTCGGCCTGGTGCTCGTAAAGCGAGTAGTTGCGGCCGAGCACGATGCACAGGGCCGAGGCGAGCATGAGGGGCGCGAGCAGGCCGTAGCCCTGGGTCAGCTCGGTGACCATGATGAGCGGGCCGATGGGGGCGTTGGCGACTCCGGCGAAGAAGGCGGCCATGCCCACGAGGATGTACGCGCCGGGCTGGGTGACGATGTTCGGGAAGAAGTGATGGCCGATCTTGCCGACCAGGCCGCCGGACATGCCGCCCACGAACAGGGCGGGCGCGAACATGCCGCCGGACATGCCCGAACCGATGGTCACGGAGGTGGCCAGGGTCTTGCCGATGATGATGTAGCACATGCCGAGCGCGGGAATCTGGCCGAGGATGGCCAGTTCGAGCCAGCCGTAGCCGCCGGACAGGATGCCGCCGGTGACCAGACCGTGGGTGGCGGTGTAGGGGTACAGGATGCCCAAAAGTCCCATGGCCAAGCCGCCGAGGCCCATGGACCAGACCAGTCCGATCTTCTCCTTGAGGGGGAAGAAGACATGGTATTTAATGGTGTAGAAGGTCTTGACGTAGAGCCAGCCGACGCCCGCGCAGACAAAGGCGAGCAGGGCGTAGAAGATCAGCTCGCGCGGGTCATGGAAGGTGAAGCGCGGGATGGCGAAGATGGGATCGGTGCCGTAGAAGAAGGTGAAAATGGAGTAGGAGACTACCGAACTCATGACCGAGGGCAGGATGGCCTCGGATTCGAAGTCTTCGCGGTAGATGACCTCCACGGCGGTCAATGCGCCGCCCAACGGCGCGCGGAAAATGGCTCCCAGGCCGCCCGCTGCGCCCGAGAGCAGGAGCATCCGGCGTTCCTTGGCGGACATGTCCAGGATTTTTGCCATCCAGGAGCCCACGCCCGCGCCCATCTGCGTGATGGGGCCCTCGCGTCCGGCGGAGCCGCCCGATGCGATGGTCAGG from Pseudodesulfovibrio thermohalotolerans includes the following:
- a CDS encoding O-acetyl-ADP-ribose deacetylase, which encodes MQNTWSAGPGRLSVREGDITRLTVDAIVNAANSELAGGGGVDGAIHRASGIRRLQTACREIIRERGSLPPGEAVITPGFDLPAPHIIHTVGPIWRGGVNNEPGLLRNAYRNCLRLAHQHDIRTMAFPAISCGVYGYPVEDAARIALKTLKEGLETELVNEAVMVLHGETAFRIWSRVAEDIL
- a CDS encoding hybrid sensor histidine kinase/response regulator, which produces MNKTETILLVDDQPENITIMIEALHSQYTLLAATDGAFALERAASEPRPDLILLDVMMPGMSGHDVCSRLKSNPATQDIPVIFVTSLDAPDDEARGLRLGASDYITKPISPPVVQARVRTHLDLKRAREQLQRQNTALEELVRERTVEVVEAQRERVESLKHFAAAMAHQIRNPVMSIGGMAGLLLRRAPEGSRLADYAEAVREDSLRLESLVGDVSEYVSLSAGAFHEVRVEGLVEAALARAREAVGEPERLRVESALQPALVRVDERIVVMALAEIAINALEFGGNGEVCLSIRGGAEAAPGWGGADRARYGIQLSDDGPGIDGAILPYVTDPFFTTKARGVGMGLTKVKRVVCDEHGGTLRVESPATTSEKDGGQGTSVLLDLPLA
- a CDS encoding chloride channel protein, encoding MPFHRLINYWKEFVKSYRTVTSFRWLVIGVVVGALSGLVAVGFFWLVEAGKFFIQHNLAGIVSPEPAGEGIFEGPAGQYRPWVIPAFTTGTALLTGWLVKTFIPETINGGTDGTDATINAFHNQGGIIKARVAIIKGLCSVLTIASGGSAGREGPITQMGAGVGSWMAKILDMSAKERRMLLLSGAAGGLGAIFRAPLGGALTAVEVIYREDFESEAILPSVMSSVVSYSIFTFFYGTDPIFAIPRFTFHDPRELIFYALLAFVCAGVGWLYVKTFYTIKYHVFFPLKEKIGLVWSMGLGGLAMGLLGILYPYTATHGLVTGGILSGGYGWLELAILGQIPALGMCYIIIGKTLATSVTIGSGMSGGMFAPALFVGGMSGGLVGKIGHHFFPNIVTQPGAYILVGMAAFFAGVANAPIGPLIMVTELTQGYGLLAPLMLASALCIVLGRNYSLYEHQAENKFDSPAHTEDATINILEQMQVSDFYTPGDVIVLEEGTTLKALTDIIANSDQFYFPVRGEDGSYVGMVSIHNVRNWMFEEDLHDLVVVRDLMSRPVYVRPDYDLYQALLRFVNTDYGQIPVVSKTDTSDILGLINRDDVFLAYAEAIAQVKSEGQAEAGLSAELQSPAKG